In Roseofilum capinflatum BLCC-M114, a single genomic region encodes these proteins:
- a CDS encoding VWA domain-containing protein: MSIDLENRSYTLIIDKSGTMAKKDCEAGKSRWEVMQETTLAIASKCEQLNSDGVTIYTFSSKFRRYDHVTSEKVEEIFRENEPVGRTEMAQVLQDALNNYFQRKEQGQAKLGGETFLVVTDGQPDHPKAVIDAIITATQKIERDDELAFSFIQIGHDAEATTFLKTLDDDLQSAGARFDIVDTITINEIEEEGIALKEVLIRAMTN; the protein is encoded by the coding sequence ATGTCTATTGATTTAGAAAATCGTAGCTACACTCTGATTATCGATAAGAGTGGTACTATGGCAAAAAAAGATTGTGAAGCTGGTAAAAGTCGTTGGGAAGTCATGCAAGAAACAACCTTAGCTATAGCCAGCAAGTGTGAACAATTGAATTCGGATGGTGTTACTATATATACCTTCTCATCTAAATTTAGGCGTTATGACCATGTAACCTCTGAAAAAGTAGAAGAAATCTTCAGGGAAAATGAGCCTGTTGGTAGAACCGAAATGGCTCAGGTGCTACAAGATGCTCTAAATAACTATTTTCAACGTAAAGAACAAGGTCAAGCAAAGTTGGGTGGTGAAACATTTCTTGTCGTTACTGATGGGCAACCCGATCATCCGAAAGCAGTTATTGATGCTATTATCACTGCGACCCAGAAAATTGAGAGAGATGATGAATTAGCCTTCTCGTTTATCCAAATTGGACATGATGCTGAAGCCACAACATTCTTGAAAACGTTGGATGATGACCTGCAAAGTGCAGGAGCAAGATTTGATATTGTGGACACGATTACAATTAATGAGATCGAAGAAGAAGGAATTGCTCTCAAAGA